The following are from one region of the Euleptes europaea isolate rEulEur1 chromosome 11, rEulEur1.hap1, whole genome shotgun sequence genome:
- the LOC130484212 gene encoding patched domain-containing protein 3-like, whose product MGGCGGCRTDCVERPLSRALRRLGGLVGAHPWPFLLLPVALSAALGAGFAQLPLREANDIEGQFTPRGGPAKTERRLVQERFPTRDAQHFSAPRLTTEGAFVAFVVLAHEPNLTLLTRAAFAELLALDAAVRGFRADGLAYAQVCARINGTCSSPNPLLSAVGNDSARIEALLPNLTFPVWQMRDFLGTFLGGVTVDPGPVEDQSRPLRGAKALRLFYYLQEDDPARREASLKWLGAFLQRIPDELASLNLTSVRVAYFTSISRQEEFEKNGKEVVPLFSITYFLTIFFSVISCTRLDCVRTKVWAAAFGVLSSGLAVLSSFGLLLFCGVPFVITVANAPFLILGVGVDDMFIMVSCWQKTKVKDTVKDRMADTYAEAAVSVTITTLTDVLAFYVGIATSFPSIQSFCIYTGTAFIFCYIYNLTFFGAVLALNGRREESNRHWLTFMKVSTETQESRGSAYNMCCVGGSYDKSTGAEFEHPMNGFFRNYFGPFLMHSWTKVFVVVLYLGYLGSSIYGCTQVKEGIDLRNLANDNSYVVQYYNWEDEYFKQYGPRIMVIVTRSILYWNSTVRADLENCMASIENSTYVNKYLSESWLRMYVSIADKMSLNIGDRRSFIGNLPTLFQVNPAAQWDVNFTDLEISASRFFIQTVNVTTAIDERNLLEQLRGLTAECNIPLIVYHPAFIYFDQYLVIALNTIQNVGIATGAMLLISLLLIPNPLCSLWVTFAIASVIVGVTGFMTFWNVNLDSISMINLVICIGFSVDFSAHISYAFVSSERPSMNEKAVDALYHLGYPVVQGAISTIVGVVVLSMAATYIFRTFFKIMFLVILFGAAHGLIFIPVFLTFFGFCGRL is encoded by the exons ATGGGCGGGTGCGGCGGCTGCCGGACGGACTGCGTGGAGCGGCCCCTCTCGCGCGCGCTCCGGCGCCTGGGGGGCTTGGTGGGCGCCCACCCCTGGCCCTTCCTCCTGCTGCCCGTGGCCCTCTCGGCCGCGCTGGGCGCCGGCTTCGCGCAGCTGCCCCTCCGCGAGGCGAACGACATCGAGGGGCAGTTCACGCCGCGCGGGGGCCCGGCTAAGACGGAGCGGCGCCTGGTGCAGGAGCGCTTCCCCACCCGCGACGCCCAGCACTTCTCCGCACCCAGGCTGACCACCGAGGGGGCCTTCGTGGCCTTCGTGGTCCTCGCCCACGAGCCCAACCTCACGCTGCTCACCCGGGCCGCCTTCGCCGAGCTGCTGGCGCTGGACGCCGCCGTGCGAGGCTTCCGCGCCGACGGGCTGGCCTACGCGCAGGTGTGCGCCCGCATCAACGGCACCTGCAGCAGCCCCAACCCGCTGCTGAGCGCCGTCGGCAACGACTCGGCGCGGATCGAGGCGCTGCTGCCCAACCTCACCTTCCCGGTCTGGCAAATGCGTGACTTCCTGGGAACCTTCCTGGGGGGCGTCACGGTGGACCCTGGGCCGGTGGAAGACCAGAGCCGCCCCCTCCGGGGGGCCAAAGCTCTGCGCCTCTTCTATTACCTGCAGGAGGACGATCCCGCGCGGCGCGAAGCCAGCTTGAAGTGGCTGGGGGCCTTCCTGCAGCGCATCCCCGACGAGCTGGCCTCCTTGAACCTCACCTCGGTGCGG GTGGCCTATTTTACCTCCATCTCCAGACAGGAAGAGTTTGAAAAAAATGGCAAGGAAGTGGTCCCTCTGTTTTCCATCACATATTTTTTAACAATATTCTTTTCAGTTATATCATGCACAAg ACTAGACTGTGTACGAACAAAAGTGTGGGCTGCAGCGTTTGGCGTGTTGTCGTCAGGCTTGGCTGTTCTCAGCAGCTTTGGACTGTTGCTCTTCTGTGGGGTCCCGTTTGTCATTACAGTCGCAAATGCACCATTTCTTATACTTG ggGTTGGTGTTGATGACATGTTCATCATGGTGTCCTGCTGGCAAAAGACTAAGGTCAAGGACACAGTCAAGGATCGGATGGCCGACACCTATGCAGAGGCGGCTGTGTCTGTTACCATCACAACTCTTACTGACGTTTTAGCCTTCTACGTTGGCATTGCAACATCCTTCCCATCGATTCAGTCATTTTGCATCTACACAGGAACAGCCTTCATCTTCTGCTACATATACAACTTGACCTTCTTCGGAGCAGTTCTTGCTCTAAACGGTAGAAGAGAAGAAAGCAACAGACACTGGCTCACATTCATGAAAGTGTCAACTGAAACTCAGGAGTCTCGTGGTTCTGCTTACAACATGTGCTGTGTTGGAGGATCTTATGATAAATCCACTGGGGCAGAGTTTGAGCATCCTATGAATGGATTCTTTAGAAATTATTTTGGTCCTTTTCTTATGCACTCCTGGACCAAGGTGTTTGTGGTAGTCCTGTATCTTGGGTACTTAGGTAGTAGTATTTATGGGTGCACTCAGGTTAAAGAAGGTATAGATCTTCGGAATCTAGCGAATGATAATTCTTATGTTGTTCAGTATTATAACTGGGAAGATGAGTATTTTAAACAGTATGGTCCAAGGATTATGGTCATTGTTACTAGAAGCATACTATATTGGAATTCAACTGTTCGTGCAGATCTTGAGAACTGCATGGCATCAATAGAAAATTCAACTTATGTTAATAAGTATTTATCAGAGTCATGGTTGAGAATGTATGTATCAATTGCTGACAAAATGTCTCTAAATATAGGTGATCGTCGTTCTTTCATTGGTAATTTACCTACCCTGTTCCAAGTGAATCCAGCGGCTCAGTGGGATGTTAATTTTACTGACCTGGAAATATCAGCTTCCCGTTTTTTCATACAGACAGTCAATGTCACTACTGCAATTGATGAACGAAATCTTTTAGAACAACTGAGAGGCCTTACAGCAGAATGTAACATACCATTAATCGTTTATCATCCTGCTTTCATATACTTTGATCAGTACCTTGTGATAGCTCTGAATACCATTCAGAATGTTGGTATTGCTACTGGAGCCATGTTACTTATTTCCTTGCTGCTCATTCCCAATCCTTTGTGCTCATTGTGGGTAACTTTTGCTATTGCCTCTGTTATTGTCGGTGTGACTGGTTTCATGACCTTTTGGAATGTCAATCTTGACTCCATATCCATGATCAACCTTGTTATTTGCATAGGGTTTTCAGTGGACTTCTCTGCTCATATTTCTTATGCATTTGTTTCCAGTGAGAGACCCAGCATGAATGAGAAGGCAGTGGATGCTCTATACCACCTTGGGTACCCTGTTGTCCAGGGAGCCATTTCCACCATTGTGGGAGTAGTGGTGCTCTCCATGGCAGCCACTTACATTTTCAGAACATTTTTTAAGATTATGTTCTTGGTTATTTTGTTTGGAGCTGCTCATGGACTCATCTTTATTCCTGTGTTTCTAACCTTCTTTGGCTTTTGTGGAAGACTTTAA